Proteins from one Panthera leo isolate Ple1 chromosome D1, P.leo_Ple1_pat1.1, whole genome shotgun sequence genomic window:
- the LOC122200244 gene encoding proline-rich protein 2-like yields MYHAALRRPRPRDPARPGPRPPEAAAETPSGPPPPSRGRDRGTPHAPDPALPRPQPRDPALRRPQPRDPAARPQRPGPRPPEAAAEGPGGPAPRTLDPATRTPPSGDRNRRTPHLRSRARNPALQRLQPTCPRGDAERAALPESDRRGGGGGRNAFPGSSALTPLAREPRGRALEPHGSVGDREHRARAPGRGTRGLPLPPPSLRAPTAPNPPRTQTGAALTADTARRPPEGPSGGVHRRCGRPAPLRRPEPPPRRGTR; encoded by the exons ATGTACCA cGCCGCCCTCCGGAGGCCGCGGCCGAGGGATCCCGCGCGCCCCGGACCCCGCCCTCCCGAGGCCGCAGCCGAGACGCCCAGcggcccgcccccgccctcccgAGGCCGCGACCGAGGGACCCCGCACGCCCCAGACCCCGCTCTCCCGAGGCCGCAGCCGAGGGACCCCGCCCTCCGCAGGCCGCAGCCGAGGGACCCGGCGGCCCGCCCCCAGCGCCCCGGACCCCGCCCTCCCGAGGCCGCAGCCGAGGGACCCGGCGGCCCGGCCCCCCGCACCCTAGATCCCGCGACCCGGACCCCGCCCTCCGGAGACCGCAACCGAAGGACCCCGCACCTCAGGTCTCGCGCCCGGAACCCCGCCCTCCAGAGGCTGCAGCCGACCTGCCCCCGCGGGGACGCTGAGCGCGCGGCTCTGCCGGAGTCCGATCGACGAGGCGGGGGCGGCGGCCGGAACGCATTTCCCGGCAGCTCGGCTCTGACTCCCCTCGCCCGCGAGCCTCGGGGCCGGGCTCTCGAGCCGCACGGGAGCGTCGGCGAccgagagcacagagcccgggcGCCTGGCCGAGGGACCCgcggccttcccctccccccacccagcctgcGCGCCCCGACCGCCCCGAACCCGCCCCGGACCCAGACTGGGGCCGCCCTCACCGCGGACACGGCGCGCCGGCCTCCAGAGGGCCCGAGCGGCGGCGTCCACCGGAGATGCGGCCGGCCGGCACCTCTGCGGCGTCCCGAGCCCCCGCCCAGGCGGGGCACGCGCTGA